A stretch of the Streptomyces venezuelae genome encodes the following:
- a CDS encoding pirin family protein, giving the protein MSNLDRQPALSACGGRGFVVAEPVRELLSPRQVKLGEATEVRRLLPNLGRRMVGAWCFVDHYGPDDIAGEPGMQVPPHPHAGLQTVSWLHEGEVLHRDSVGSLQTVRPRELGLMTSGRGISHSEESPKRHARFLHGAQLWVALPDAHRDVEPHFQHHAELPQVTAPGLTATVILGTLDSATSPGTAYTPITGADLALAAGTETRLPLDPDFEYAVLSMSGEAHVDGVPVLPGSMLYLGCGRTELPLRAVSDAGLMLLGGEPFEEEIVMFWNWIGRSHDDIAQAREDWMTGTRFGEVKGYDGPPLLAPELPPAHLKPRGRVR; this is encoded by the coding sequence ATGAGCAATCTCGATCGTCAGCCCGCACTCTCCGCCTGCGGCGGCCGGGGCTTCGTCGTTGCCGAGCCCGTACGCGAACTCCTCAGCCCCCGCCAGGTCAAGCTCGGCGAAGCCACCGAGGTCCGTCGGCTCCTCCCCAACCTCGGCCGCCGGATGGTCGGCGCCTGGTGCTTCGTCGACCACTACGGCCCCGACGACATCGCCGGCGAGCCCGGCATGCAGGTGCCCCCGCACCCGCACGCCGGTCTGCAGACCGTCAGCTGGCTGCACGAGGGCGAGGTGCTGCACCGGGACAGCGTGGGCAGCCTGCAGACCGTCCGCCCGCGCGAGCTCGGGCTGATGACCTCCGGCCGGGGCATCAGCCACTCCGAGGAGAGCCCCAAGCGGCACGCCCGCTTCCTGCACGGGGCCCAGCTGTGGGTGGCCCTCCCGGACGCCCACCGCGATGTCGAACCGCACTTCCAGCACCACGCCGAGCTGCCGCAGGTCACCGCGCCCGGTCTGACCGCCACGGTGATCCTGGGCACCCTGGACTCGGCGACCTCGCCCGGGACGGCATACACCCCGATCACCGGCGCCGACCTGGCCCTCGCAGCCGGCACCGAGACCCGCCTCCCGCTGGACCCGGACTTCGAGTACGCGGTCCTGTCGATGTCCGGCGAGGCCCACGTCGACGGCGTCCCGGTCCTCCCGGGCTCGATGCTCTACCTGGGCTGCGGCCGTACCGAACTCCCGCTCCGGGCGGTTTCGGACGCGGGCCTGATGCTGCTCGGCGGGGAACCGTTCGAGGAGGAGATCGTGATGTTCTGGAACTGGATCGGCCGCTCGCACGACGACATCGCGCAGGCCCGCGAGGACTGGATGACCGGAACCCGCTTCGGCGAGGTAAAGGGCTACGACGGCCCTCCGCTTCTGGCCCCGGAACTCCCCCCGGCCCACCTGAAGCCCAGGGGAAGGGTGCGTTGA
- a CDS encoding aminotransferase class V-fold PLP-dependent enzyme: MLGSRCCPWTARVSWSRPTSRRRSATTRSSYRSWPPNNETGALQPVAELAALAHARGAHFHCDAAQAGRGRAVRTRRCAAGAGRLRRRAGVRPACGVRVAALRDGWLSAPASGATVPRPHRRVRCWG, translated from the coding sequence GTGCTCGGATCACGGTGCTGCCCGTGGACGGCACGGGTCTCGTGGAGCCGGCCGACCTCGCGGCGGCGCTCAGCGACGACACGGTCCTCGTATCGGTCATGGCCGCCAAACAACGAGACCGGCGCCCTCCAGCCAGTTGCGGAACTCGCTGCCCTCGCCCACGCGCGGGGCGCACACTTCCATTGCGACGCCGCTCAAGCGGGGCGCGGCCGAGCTGTACGTACGCGACGGTGTGCAGCTGGAGCCGGTCGTCTACGGCGGCGGGCAGGAGTGCGGCCTGCGTGCGGGGTCCGTGTCGCGGCTCTCAGAGACGGGTGGCTGTCCGCACCTGCGAGCGGAGCGACCGTGCCACGTCCACATCGAAGGGTTCGGTGCTGGGGGTGA
- a CDS encoding OsmC family protein, with product MTHPAPEKAAQRPSEDEHRIDAVHVEGDVYAVEVRGHRFLVDQPVDAGGTDRAPTPTELFAASLTTCVAHYAGRYLHRHGLSRDGLLVRTRFTLAADHPARVASVRIVIVPPPGLPEQRRAGLLAVASHCTVHNTLRHPPEIGIELEA from the coding sequence ATGACGCACCCGGCGCCTGAGAAGGCTGCCCAACGGCCTTCGGAGGACGAGCACCGGATCGACGCCGTGCACGTCGAAGGTGATGTCTACGCCGTCGAGGTACGTGGCCACCGGTTCCTGGTCGACCAGCCCGTGGACGCGGGCGGAACGGACCGCGCGCCGACGCCCACCGAGCTGTTCGCGGCGTCGCTGACCACGTGCGTCGCCCACTACGCGGGGCGCTACTTGCACCGCCACGGCCTGTCGCGCGACGGCCTGCTCGTGCGTACCCGGTTCACGCTGGCTGCCGACCACCCTGCCCGCGTCGCGTCCGTCCGCATCGTGATCGTGCCGCCGCCCGGACTGCCCGAGCAGCGCCGCGCAGGCCTCCTGGCCGTCGCCTCCCACTGCACCGTCCACAACACGCTCCGCCACCCGCCGGAGATCGGCATCGAGCTGGAGGCGTAG
- a CDS encoding 1-phosphofructokinase family hexose kinase produces MTTAATPDPSPAGIPDGAGTSENPSSQPVVTLTMNPTVDLCWEVEHLEGTGKNRARVRAVAVGGGGINVARHVGRFGGRATAVHTAGGEVGLRLNRLLDEEGVDHVAVGIDDDTREALVLFETSSHRSYHVVPPGPQLREHEGERCLEVLEQLIGGCPYVVASGSLPGGLRDDYFAAVARRVREAGSRLILDTSGPALRAALAEGVFLFRCNRTEAESLTGRPVTGFDDALALNERLVTTGAAEIAVTTLGALGALCSTRDGHTELHVPPLPGEALSDAGAGDSMVAAVTTQLAAGEDPVSACALGVATAAAAMLTPSTEPFDVDVARSLRSQVRTATRL; encoded by the coding sequence GTGACCACGGCAGCAACGCCGGACCCCTCCCCCGCCGGGATTCCCGATGGTGCGGGGACATCGGAGAACCCGTCCAGTCAGCCCGTCGTCACCTTGACGATGAATCCCACTGTCGATCTTTGCTGGGAGGTCGAACACCTGGAGGGCACCGGCAAGAACCGTGCCCGGGTCCGAGCGGTGGCCGTAGGGGGCGGAGGAATCAACGTCGCACGTCACGTCGGGCGGTTCGGAGGACGGGCCACCGCCGTCCACACCGCGGGAGGCGAGGTCGGTCTGCGCCTCAACCGGCTGCTGGACGAAGAAGGCGTCGACCACGTCGCCGTCGGCATCGACGATGACACCCGCGAAGCACTCGTGCTCTTCGAGACCAGTTCGCATCGCAGTTACCACGTCGTGCCACCCGGCCCGCAGCTACGGGAGCACGAGGGAGAACGGTGTCTGGAGGTGCTGGAGCAGCTCATCGGCGGTTGTCCGTACGTCGTGGCCAGCGGCAGCCTGCCAGGCGGATTGCGAGACGACTATTTCGCGGCCGTTGCCCGCCGTGTCAGGGAAGCCGGGTCCCGGCTGATCCTGGACACCTCCGGGCCGGCGCTTCGGGCCGCGCTCGCCGAGGGCGTGTTCCTGTTCAGGTGCAACCGGACAGAGGCCGAGAGCCTGACCGGTCGGCCCGTCACCGGTTTCGATGACGCCCTGGCCCTCAACGAACGGCTGGTCACCACGGGGGCCGCCGAGATCGCCGTCACCACGCTCGGAGCGCTGGGCGCGCTGTGCTCGACCCGCGATGGCCACACCGAGCTCCATGTACCGCCGCTGCCCGGCGAGGCCTTGAGCGATGCAGGTGCGGGAGACAGCATGGTCGCCGCCGTCACCACACAGCTGGCTGCCGGAGAGGATCCGGTCAGCGCCTGCGCTCTGGGGGTGGCCACAGCCGCTGCGGCGATGCTCACCCCCAGCACCGAACCCTTCGATGTGGACGTGGCACGGTCGCTCCGCTCGCAGGTGCGGACAGCCACCCGTCTCTGA
- a CDS encoding helix-turn-helix domain-containing protein, translating into MMSTPRTPSMPPGGTTGRTDLGRRLAARREALGLSREDLGRRCGADGNYIAYLEDHAASPPIGTLVRVADALGVTVGDLTGAGADRVPGRSTARRDAVLVPLDESECRRLLGTHGVGRIAVFTPQGPAILPVNYMLAGTAIAFRTSAQAVVARAVGTEVAFEIDHIDDVNADGWSVLAVGELEAVPDDEGQHLAVMARSQPWAGGIRTHWMKITPVRLTGRRVVHG; encoded by the coding sequence ATGATGAGCACCCCACGAACGCCGTCCATGCCCCCCGGCGGGACAACCGGACGCACCGATCTGGGCCGTCGTCTGGCGGCCCGCCGCGAAGCCCTCGGCCTCAGCCGCGAGGACCTGGGCCGGCGATGCGGAGCAGACGGCAATTACATCGCCTACCTGGAGGATCACGCTGCCTCTCCCCCCATCGGCACCCTCGTCCGAGTCGCCGACGCCCTCGGGGTCACCGTCGGCGACCTCACCGGTGCCGGAGCCGACCGTGTACCGGGTCGGTCCACCGCACGGCGCGACGCCGTACTTGTGCCGTTGGACGAGAGCGAATGCCGGAGGCTGCTCGGCACCCACGGGGTCGGCCGCATCGCCGTCTTCACCCCCCAAGGCCCGGCCATCCTCCCGGTCAACTACATGCTCGCGGGCACCGCCATCGCCTTCCGTACGTCGGCGCAGGCCGTCGTTGCCCGAGCCGTGGGAACCGAGGTCGCCTTCGAGATCGACCACATCGACGACGTCAATGCGGACGGGTGGAGCGTGCTGGCCGTCGGCGAACTCGAGGCCGTCCCGGATGACGAGGGACAGCACCTGGCCGTCATGGCCCGGTCCCAGCCCTGGGCCGGTGGCATCCGCACGCACTGGATGAAGATCACCCCGGTCCGGCTCACCGGCCGCCGCGTGGTGCACGGCTGA
- a CDS encoding methyltransferase yields the protein MNRLTTPFGSCELTRFPEDPRDRLRAWDAADEYLLRHLDSGTGERGPVDLAGAGQITVLGDRWGALVTALAAYRPAQITDSALTHAATEANLARAGAPAGSVRLLTTQDAPPERIDVLLVRVPKSLALLEDQLYRLAPHLHEGTVVVGTGMVKEIHTSTLKLFEKIIGPTRTSLAEKKARLIFCTPDPGLLSAGRAAGDPWPLRYTVDEDGGSGAGLTVVNHAGIFCADRLDVGTRFFLQSIPTNTAGARVLDLGCGNGVVGTAVAVADPDAEVVFTDESYQAVASARATFEANVRTDRWRAEFLVGDGVADLPPGSVDLVLNNPPFHSHQATTDATALRMFAQSRKVLRPGGELWVVANRHMGYHTHLRRLFGNSEVVASEPRFVVLRAVKREKRPRPM from the coding sequence ATGAACCGTCTGACCACGCCTTTCGGCTCCTGTGAGCTCACCCGTTTCCCCGAGGACCCGCGCGACCGGCTGCGCGCCTGGGATGCCGCCGACGAGTACCTGCTGCGCCACCTCGACTCCGGTACCGGGGAGCGCGGGCCGGTGGACCTGGCCGGTGCCGGGCAGATCACCGTGCTCGGGGACCGGTGGGGTGCGCTGGTGACGGCGCTCGCCGCGTACCGGCCCGCGCAGATCACCGACTCCGCCCTGACCCACGCGGCCACCGAGGCCAATCTGGCGCGGGCCGGGGCCCCGGCCGGCAGCGTGCGGCTGCTGACCACGCAGGACGCGCCGCCGGAGCGCATCGACGTCCTGCTGGTACGGGTGCCCAAGAGCCTGGCGTTGCTGGAGGACCAGCTGTACCGGCTGGCCCCGCACCTGCACGAGGGCACGGTCGTGGTGGGCACCGGCATGGTCAAGGAGATCCACACCTCCACCCTGAAGCTGTTCGAGAAGATCATCGGCCCGACCCGGACCTCGCTGGCCGAGAAGAAGGCGCGGCTGATCTTCTGCACCCCGGACCCCGGGCTCCTCTCCGCCGGACGCGCGGCCGGCGACCCGTGGCCGCTCCGCTACACGGTGGACGAGGACGGCGGCTCCGGAGCCGGTCTGACCGTGGTCAACCACGCCGGGATCTTCTGTGCGGACCGTCTGGACGTCGGCACCCGCTTCTTCCTCCAGAGCATCCCCACCAACACCGCCGGGGCCCGGGTCCTGGACCTGGGGTGCGGCAATGGTGTGGTCGGTACGGCGGTCGCGGTCGCGGACCCGGACGCCGAGGTGGTCTTCACCGACGAGTCGTACCAGGCGGTGGCCTCGGCCCGGGCCACCTTCGAGGCCAATGTCCGTACGGACCGGTGGCGCGCGGAGTTCCTGGTCGGCGACGGGGTGGCGGACCTGCCGCCCGGATCGGTGGACCTGGTGCTGAACAATCCGCCGTTCCACTCCCACCAGGCGACCACGGACGCCACCGCGCTGCGGATGTTCGCGCAGAGCCGGAAGGTGCTGCGGCCGGGCGGCGAGCTGTGGGTGGTCGCCAACCGCCACATGGGCTACCACACGCATCTGCGGCGGCTCTTCGGCAACAGTGAAGTCGTGGCGAGCGAGCCGAGGTTCGTGGTCCTGCGGGCGGTCAAGCGGGAGAAGCGTCCACGGCCCATGTGA
- a CDS encoding tetratricopeptide repeat protein, with protein sequence MNAPTTYFEHGTAAERWERARLFFDAKEYATAALVLRTLAGEVPEQLAPRLLLARAYYHSAQLWRAETELRGILERWPVEDYAQLLLGRTLERQGRAAEAAPYLRLAAAMAGEFPE encoded by the coding sequence ATGAACGCCCCGACGACCTATTTCGAGCACGGAACGGCCGCCGAGCGCTGGGAGCGGGCCCGGCTCTTCTTCGATGCGAAGGAGTACGCCACCGCTGCGCTCGTCCTGCGCACGCTGGCCGGCGAGGTCCCCGAGCAGTTGGCTCCGCGGCTGCTGCTGGCCCGCGCCTACTACCACTCGGCGCAGCTGTGGCGCGCCGAGACGGAGCTGCGCGGCATCCTGGAACGCTGGCCGGTGGAGGACTACGCGCAGCTGCTGCTGGGGCGCACTCTGGAGCGGCAGGGCCGGGCCGCCGAGGCGGCTCCGTACCTGCGGCTCGCCGCGGCGATGGCCGGCGAGTTCCCCGAATAG
- a CDS encoding CBS domain-containing protein → MTTARDIMHAGANCVQENETLMDAARRMGELDVGALPICGPDDRLHGIITDRDIVVKCLAKGKDPHRMTAGQLAQGKPVTVDADADSEQVLRTMEQHRIRRLPVIADHRLVGMISEADLARHLSEEQVGHFVETVCATS, encoded by the coding sequence ATGACCACCGCCCGGGACATCATGCACGCGGGCGCCAACTGCGTGCAGGAGAACGAAACCCTCATGGACGCCGCGCGGCGCATGGGCGAGCTCGATGTCGGAGCTCTTCCCATCTGTGGCCCGGACGACCGGTTGCACGGCATCATCACCGACCGGGACATCGTGGTGAAGTGCCTGGCCAAGGGCAAGGACCCGCACCGCATGACGGCGGGCCAGCTGGCTCAGGGCAAGCCGGTCACCGTCGACGCCGATGCCGACAGCGAGCAGGTTCTGCGGACCATGGAGCAGCACCGCATCCGGCGCCTGCCGGTGATCGCCGACCACCGCCTCGTCGGCATGATCAGCGAGGCGGACCTGGCCCGTCACCTGTCCGAGGAGCAGGTCGGGCATTTCGTGGAGACGGTCTGCGCGACCTCGTGA
- a CDS encoding universal stress protein, whose product MTALVIVGVDGSEESLAAVAWAAQEAALRDVALDLLHVETGPETPEGRSSPQPNRSAALLHDAAELARRHQPSVEVSTRSVRGRPPEVLTHAADEAELTVLGSRGLGGISGYLIGSVSLAVVGRARHPVVLVRTPADGTGDAPAAGGIVAGVDLAHISDRLLGFAFTEAARRGGALHIVHCWSLPPVYVYGGVMDPHIGDELGEHAAHRLTELLQPWQKTYSGVSVTHEVVTGSPGLRLVSAAQGAALLVVGRRSRKVPLGPHIGHVAHAVIHHSPAPVALVPLD is encoded by the coding sequence ATGACGGCCCTGGTGATCGTGGGCGTTGACGGCTCCGAGGAGAGCCTCGCAGCAGTGGCGTGGGCCGCACAGGAAGCAGCGCTTCGGGATGTGGCGCTGGACCTGCTCCACGTGGAGACTGGGCCGGAAACCCCTGAAGGCCGGTCCTCCCCACAGCCGAACCGATCCGCAGCGCTCCTCCACGACGCCGCCGAGCTGGCGCGCCGGCACCAGCCGTCCGTAGAGGTGAGCACACGCAGTGTCCGGGGCCGCCCCCCAGAGGTGCTGACCCATGCGGCGGACGAGGCAGAGCTGACGGTGCTGGGCTCCCGAGGCCTCGGCGGCATCAGCGGATATCTCATCGGCTCGGTGTCGCTGGCGGTCGTCGGCAGGGCCCGGCACCCGGTCGTCCTCGTCCGGACGCCCGCGGACGGAACGGGGGACGCCCCCGCTGCCGGCGGGATCGTCGCAGGTGTCGACCTCGCCCACATCAGCGACCGGCTCCTCGGTTTCGCCTTCACCGAGGCCGCGCGCAGGGGCGGCGCCCTGCACATCGTGCATTGCTGGAGCCTGCCGCCCGTATACGTGTACGGCGGGGTGATGGACCCGCACATCGGCGACGAGCTCGGAGAGCATGCTGCGCACCGGCTGACGGAACTGCTGCAACCCTGGCAGAAGACCTATTCGGGAGTCAGCGTCACTCACGAGGTAGTCACCGGTTCGCCCGGCCTGCGGTTGGTGAGCGCGGCGCAGGGAGCAGCGCTCCTGGTCGTCGGCCGCCGCAGCCGCAAGGTACCGCTCGGCCCGCACATCGGCCACGTCGCACACGCGGTGATCCACCACAGCCCCGCACCAGTCGCGCTGGTGCCCCTGGACTGA
- a CDS encoding CBS domain-containing protein gives MTSTPYTVADVMTTKVIAVTPTTGFKDIAAAMERWKVTALPVLEGEGRVVGVVSEADLLPKEEFHEHRPGLIEQMRRLGDTNKAGSTCAGDLMTTPAVTIRPDATLPQAARLMADRHIKRLPVVDADGTIKGIVSRADLLKVFLRTDEELTAEIRQSVVERLFPLSHEAVKVTVSQGVATLTGDIRDSSLIPLADRLTRSVEGIVDVRCRLTSRTTA, from the coding sequence ATGACCTCCACCCCGTACACCGTCGCCGACGTCATGACCACCAAGGTCATCGCCGTCACCCCCACCACCGGCTTCAAGGACATCGCCGCCGCAATGGAGCGGTGGAAGGTGACCGCGCTCCCCGTCCTCGAAGGCGAGGGCCGTGTCGTCGGCGTCGTCTCCGAGGCCGACCTCCTCCCCAAGGAGGAGTTCCACGAGCACCGCCCGGGCCTGATCGAGCAGATGCGCCGCCTAGGCGACACCAACAAGGCCGGCTCCACCTGCGCCGGGGACCTCATGACCACCCCGGCGGTCACGATCCGCCCCGACGCCACCCTCCCCCAGGCCGCCCGCCTCATGGCCGACCGCCACATCAAGCGCCTCCCGGTCGTCGACGCCGACGGCACCATCAAGGGCATCGTCAGCCGAGCCGACCTCCTCAAGGTATTCCTCCGCACCGACGAGGAACTGACCGCCGAGATCCGCCAGAGCGTGGTCGAGCGCCTGTTCCCGCTCTCCCACGAAGCCGTGAAGGTCACGGTCTCCCAAGGGGTCGCCACCCTGACCGGCGACATCCGGGACAGCAGCCTGATCCCCTTGGCCGATCGCCTCACCCGCTCCGTTGAGGGCATCGTCGACGTCCGCTGCCGGCTCACGTCACGTACCACGGCATGA
- a CDS encoding DMT family transporter, with the protein MRLRRQDAAGIACTTGGVAIFLAVLPPAPEGTAIPAVRQWLPVLVAIASAVVLLAEIGRRSLATMRTALYATGAALTFALLDGLTKSVGGRFRTDGFGALGHWELYAVVLVGVIALVLSQSSYQAGSLAISLPLIDGLEPVGAVLIGVAVFGILDRSPLAQA; encoded by the coding sequence ATGAGGCTGCGTCGCCAGGATGCGGCCGGCATCGCCTGCACGACCGGGGGTGTCGCGATATTCCTGGCCGTGCTGCCGCCGGCTCCGGAAGGCACGGCCATCCCCGCCGTTCGGCAATGGCTTCCCGTGCTCGTGGCCATCGCGAGCGCGGTCGTGCTCCTGGCGGAGATCGGTCGGCGAAGCCTGGCGACCATGCGAACGGCCCTCTACGCCACCGGCGCCGCACTGACATTCGCTCTGCTCGACGGCCTGACGAAGAGCGTCGGGGGTCGGTTCCGGACCGACGGGTTCGGCGCACTCGGCCACTGGGAGCTGTATGCGGTCGTCCTCGTGGGCGTGATCGCACTGGTCTTGTCGCAGAGCTCCTACCAGGCGGGCTCGCTGGCCATCAGCCTGCCGCTCATCGACGGCCTCGAGCCTGTGGGCGCGGTACTGATCGGGGTGGCCGTCTTCGGCATCCTGGACAGGTCACCGCTGGCGCAGGCCTGA
- a CDS encoding zinc-dependent alcohol dehydrogenase family protein, with product MKALVFHGPGQTSWQDVPDPSIKDAADAIVRVDAVTICGTDLHIIKGDVPEVEPGRILGHEAVGTVVETGGDVRTVRPGDRVLISCISACGRCRFCREARYGQCRGGGGWVLGHLVDGTQAEYVRVPFADLSVHPLPTALPSHEAVLLADIFPTSYEVGVLNGSVRPGDTVVVVGAGPIGLAAIATAGLYSPFRIIAVDLAASRLAAARELGADATASAQEEPERLVEDLTDGLGADVVIEAVGVPEAFEMCTRMVRPGGRVANIGVHGKPATLHLEDLWIKDVTLTTGLVDTYSTPMLLRMMAAGRLPGAAMVTHRFELDQMEEAYDVFSRAGDTGALKVVLGGPQHDTVAVPPQEQ from the coding sequence ATGAAGGCACTCGTCTTCCACGGGCCCGGACAGACCTCGTGGCAGGACGTCCCGGACCCCTCGATCAAGGACGCCGCCGACGCGATCGTCCGGGTCGACGCCGTCACCATCTGCGGCACCGACCTGCACATCATCAAGGGCGACGTTCCCGAAGTGGAGCCCGGCCGGATCCTCGGCCACGAGGCCGTCGGCACCGTCGTCGAGACCGGCGGCGACGTCCGCACCGTCCGCCCCGGCGACCGCGTCCTGATCTCCTGCATCTCCGCCTGCGGACGCTGCCGCTTCTGCCGCGAAGCCCGCTACGGCCAGTGCCGTGGGGGCGGCGGCTGGGTCCTGGGACACCTCGTCGACGGCACCCAGGCCGAGTACGTACGCGTCCCGTTCGCCGACCTCTCCGTCCACCCGCTGCCCACCGCCCTGCCGAGCCACGAGGCGGTCCTGCTCGCGGACATCTTCCCCACCTCGTACGAAGTGGGCGTCCTCAACGGCAGCGTGCGCCCCGGCGACACGGTCGTCGTGGTCGGTGCGGGGCCCATCGGGCTGGCCGCCATCGCCACGGCGGGGCTCTACAGCCCGTTCCGGATCATTGCCGTCGATCTCGCCGCCTCCCGGCTGGCCGCTGCCCGTGAGCTCGGCGCCGATGCCACCGCGAGCGCGCAGGAGGAGCCGGAACGGCTGGTGGAGGACCTGACCGACGGCCTCGGCGCCGATGTGGTCATCGAGGCGGTCGGCGTGCCCGAGGCGTTCGAGATGTGCACCCGCATGGTCCGCCCTGGTGGCCGGGTCGCCAACATCGGCGTTCACGGCAAGCCCGCCACCCTGCACCTCGAAGACCTGTGGATCAAGGACGTCACCCTCACCACCGGTCTCGTCGACACCTACTCCACCCCCATGCTGCTGCGGATGATGGCGGCGGGCCGACTGCCCGGCGCCGCGATGGTCACCCACCGCTTCGAGCTGGACCAGATGGAGGAGGCCTACGACGTCTTCTCCCGCGCCGGCGACACCGGCGCCCTCAAGGTCGTCCTCGGCGGACCGCAGCACGACACGGTCGCCGTACCGCCCCAGGAGCAGTGA
- a CDS encoding cyclic nucleotide-binding domain-containing protein yields MSTMHGILEEMAPEAREALLAHSRQVTFPAGTRIFKERQRAEKFWIIECGTVDLDIHVPGHKDAVIDTLGYGELLGWSWMFRPYTWHLGATASREVRALEFDAAAVRELCQEDSAVGRSVSTAVAAVIADRLDSARTRLLDLFAPYGSGTPLAHAR; encoded by the coding sequence ATGAGCACCATGCACGGCATCCTCGAAGAGATGGCTCCGGAAGCCCGCGAGGCCCTGCTGGCCCACTCCCGCCAGGTGACGTTCCCGGCCGGTACCCGCATCTTCAAGGAGCGCCAGCGGGCCGAGAAGTTCTGGATCATCGAGTGCGGCACCGTGGACCTCGACATTCACGTCCCCGGCCACAAGGACGCCGTCATCGACACCCTCGGCTACGGCGAACTGCTCGGCTGGTCCTGGATGTTCCGCCCGTACACATGGCACCTCGGAGCCACCGCCTCCCGCGAGGTGCGCGCCCTGGAGTTCGACGCCGCCGCCGTACGGGAGCTGTGCCAGGAGGACTCGGCTGTCGGCCGGTCCGTCTCCACCGCCGTGGCCGCGGTCATCGCCGACCGGCTCGACTCCGCCCGCACCCGGCTCCTCGATCTGTTCGCCCCCTACGGCAGCGGAACCCCGCTCGCCCACGCACGCTGA
- a CDS encoding MerR family transcriptional regulator — protein sequence MSSERAGGGAGGARYRREEVARAAGVKVRNLRYYQERGLLPPPRREGRIVWYSDDHLVRLRLIDDLLGRGYTVQGIAELLAAWEQGGGIAQLLGLEREMTRDWVQEVPVSMTLAELRELFGPAATPQDTRRAAALEYVRVEGDTVTFPSRRLLEATVALVRQGVPLSEILDAGEFVQSQAAALADRFVALFRRHVIGPEGLGRLSAAQLEHVTEAVAALRPVAGEVVTTEFARAMARRVDAEVASLLHTEPRTQQ from the coding sequence GTGAGCAGCGAGCGGGCAGGGGGCGGGGCGGGCGGCGCGCGGTACCGCCGGGAGGAAGTGGCCCGGGCGGCCGGGGTGAAGGTGCGCAATCTGCGCTACTACCAGGAGCGCGGGCTGCTGCCCCCGCCGCGCCGGGAGGGCCGGATCGTCTGGTATTCGGACGACCACCTGGTCCGGCTGCGGCTGATCGACGACCTGCTGGGCCGCGGCTATACGGTGCAGGGCATCGCCGAGCTGCTGGCCGCCTGGGAGCAGGGCGGTGGCATCGCCCAACTGCTGGGCCTGGAGCGGGAGATGACCCGGGACTGGGTGCAGGAGGTACCGGTCTCGATGACCCTGGCCGAGCTGCGGGAGCTGTTCGGCCCGGCGGCGACGCCCCAGGACACCCGGCGGGCGGCGGCGCTGGAGTACGTACGCGTCGAGGGGGACACGGTCACCTTCCCGAGCCGGCGGCTGCTGGAGGCGACGGTGGCGCTGGTGCGGCAGGGGGTGCCGCTCTCCGAGATCCTGGACGCGGGGGAATTCGTACAGAGTCAGGCCGCGGCGCTCGCGGACCGCTTTGTCGCCCTGTTCCGTCGGCATGTGATCGGCCCGGAGGGGCTGGGGCGGCTTTCGGCCGCGCAGCTGGAGCATGTCACGGAGGCGGTGGCGGCGCTGCGTCCGGTCGCCGGCGAGGTGGTGACCACGGAGTTCGCGCGGGCGATGGCCCGGCGGGTGGACGCGGAAGTCGCCTCACTGCTGCACACGGAACCCCGTACGCAACAGTAG